The Haloplanus sp. CK5-1 genome segment TCCTCACGAAGTACATCCAGGAGTTCGACCTCTCGCCGAGCGAGGCGGTGGCGACGGCGCTGTTGTACGGCATCCGCGCCGAGACGCTCGACTTCAAGCGGGACACGACGCCCGCGGACCTGACGGCGGCGGCGTACCTCTACCCCTTCGCCGACCACGACACACTCGAACAGGTGGAGTCGCCGTCGATGTCGCCGGAGACCCTCGACGTCCTGGCGGAGGCGATACAGAACCGGCAGGTCCAGGGGAGTCACCTCGTCTCGAACGCGGGGTTCATCCGCGACCGCGACGCGCTCGCACAGGCCGCCCAGCACCTCCTGAATCTGGAGGGCATCACCACGACGGCGGTGTTCGGCATCGCCGACGACACCATCTACCTGGCCGCCCGATCGAAGGACATCCGCATCAACATCGGGAACATCCTCGACGACGCCTACGGCAGTGTCGGCGAGGCGGGTGGCCACTCGACGCAGGGCAGCGTCGAGATTCCGCTCGGCCTCTTCACCGGCATCGAGGCGAGCGAGAACAACCGCGACACGCTCCTCTCGCTGGCCGAGGAAGCGGTCCGCAAGAAGTTGTTCGACGCGATGGGCGTCGAGAGTACCGGAGAAACCGGAAACGGGAGCTGACGACTCAGGCCACGACGTCCTCGTCCTCGTCCTCGTCCTCGAGTCGCTCGACCACGTCGCTGATCAGGATCACGTCACCGACCGCACGGACCCAGCTGTAAGGGATCATCACGCCCTTGCCGGACTCGATCCGGTCGGCGAACAGTTCCCGACTGAGTTCGCCGAGCGCGAGCCCGGTGACCGTCTGACCGCCGAGATCGAGGCGAACGTCCTCGACTTCGCCGACGAATGCCCCGTTGTTCGAGTAGACCTCGCGCCCGACGAGCGTCGTGATCTCCTGTGGCGTGCCGTCCATATCCACACCTGTTCGTGACGGGTCTTAATAGTTCGCGGATGCGGTTCCCGCGACTACCGCGGTGCGACCAGTTGGATCGGGTGCCGGGGTCGCCGCGAGAGCAGCGCGTCGAGTTGTTCGAGACAGGACGTGCCGCTGGCGACCACTTCTCGATCCCCCGTCTCCGGGGTCGTGAACTGCTCGGCTAGGTCGTCGCCGACGTCCATGCTCAGTTCGTAGTAATCCTCCTTGTAGCCGAACGATCCGGCCATCCCACAACACTCCACGTCCGAGGTGACCACGTCGTAGCCCAAGTCTTCGAGGACCGTCACGGTGTGGGCCTCGAGACCGAGGGTGCGTTGCTGGCAGTGTGCGTGGTAGGCGACGGCGTCGTCGCCGCCACGGAGGGCGTCCGTGTCGGCCCCGTTCTCCAGCAGGCCGTAGACGTACTCCATGATCTCGTAGCTGTTCTCCTGGAGCCGTTCGACGGAGGCTTCGGGGAGGAACCGCTCGTACTCGCGGTCGAACATGGCGAGGTCGGAGGGTTCGATCACGATCACGTCCCGGCCGGCGTCGACGTGTTCGGCGAGGCTCCCGTACACGTCGTGGGCGTGGTCCTCGGCGGTGGCGATCATGCCCTGCGAGAGCGGGGCGCGGCCGCTGGATCGGACGGCGGGCACGCGGACCGAGACGCCAAGCGCCTCCAAGGTCCGGACCGCGGCCTTCCCGCGTTCGACCTGGACGTGGTTGGTGTAGACGTCGGGGTAGAGGACGACCTCTCGGGACGGGTCGGAGACCGTCGAGACGCGGCGGTCGAACCAGTCGACGAGCGTCTCGCGCCGGAACTCGGGGAGGTCGCGCCGCGCGTCGACGCCGACGACGCGTTCGAGCGCCCACCGTGCGGGCGCGGTGTCGGCGAGCCAGTTGGAGACGGGGGCGGTCGCGCTCCCGAGTTTCGCCAGCGTCTCGAAGTTGCCGAAGAGACGCTTGTCGAGGTCGAGTCCGCCGGGTTCCTCGTCGGGGGTGAGACCCTCGACGAGGAAGTCAGCACCCTCGGGCTCCTCGCCGCGGTTGACCCGGTCGCGGACGACCGTGTTGATCCACGGGATGTCGATCTTGGTCGGACAGCCGTTGACACAGCGCGAACAGCCGGTACAGAAGTCGTTGAACTCGGCCGCGGTGTCGAGGCCCTCGACGCCGGCCTCCCAGCCGGTGCCGATGCCGCCGGAGTAGGTCTCGCCGCCGAAGCCGTGGCCGCCGACGTGCTGGAAGTTGGCACAGGAGTTGGAACACTGCCCACACCGGATGCAGTACAGCGTCTCGCGGAGCTGGTCGTCCTCGCGCATCGCCATCCGGCCGTTGTCGACGAGGACGAGGTGGAAGTCGCGGTCCGAGTCCCGCTCGGAGAGGGGCGTCTCGTCGTCGTCGAAGTCGAGGGTCGGGGAGTCGACCGGCGGCGTGAGCAGGGAAACGTAGGCGGTGAGGTCCTGTCCCGTCCCCGACCGGGCGAGGAGTTCGAGAAACGGCGAGAGGTCGTCGGTCGAGGGGATCACCTTCTCCACACCGGCGACGGCGACGTGGGTGTCCGGTGTCACCGCACACTTCCGGGCGTTGCCCTCGCTCGTGACCAGTGCCATCGTCCCCGTGTCGGCGGTGACGAAGTTCGCGCCGGTCACCCCCACGTCGGCGTCGCGGATGAGTTCGCCCAGCCGCTCTCGCGCGAAGCTGGTGAGTTCGTCCGCGGTTTCGGGGGGGTCCTCCGGGTCGAACGTCTCCGCGAACAACTCGGCGATGCTCTCCCGGGACCGGTGGATGGCGGGAGCGATCAAGTGAGAGGGCGTCTCGTCGGCCAACTGGACGACCCACTCGCCGAGGTCGGTCTCGACCACGTCGGTGCCGTCGGCCTCGAGGGCGTCGTTGAGGTCGAGTTCCTCCGTCGTCATCGACTTGCTCTTGACGACCCGGTCGGCGTCCTCGTCGGCCACCACCTCGCGGACGTATCGGTTGGCGTCGGCGGCGTCGTCGGCGAGGTAGAGGTGGCCGCCGTTCTCCTCGACGGACTCGCGGAGCTCCTCGATCAACTCCGGGAGACGGTCGATGGCGTCCTCCTTGATCTCCCTCGCTTGCGTCCGGAGCTCCTCGTAGTTCTCCAGGCCCGCGACGGCCTCCTTGCGCTTCTCGTTGAACCCCTTCGTGTTCTCCTCGATGGCCGGGCCCTCGGTCGCCATCAGCCGCCGAATTTCGGCGGCCTTGTCACCCTTGCCCTTACTCATCGAGCATCACCACGTGGACCGCTTCGGGGCCGTGCGCCCCGAGGACCAGCGCACCCATGTCGGCGGTGGCGCTCGGACCGGTGGCGACGATGCTGCTCTCGGCCCGGTCGCTCGCCGCCTCGCCGAACCGATCCATCGCTTCGGGGAGGTCGGGAACCACGTCGCTCGCCCGGACGACGGGGACGTGCAGTTCCGGGTAGAGACTGACCGGTTCGGCCCCGTCGGGAGTCGAGGGCAACAGGACGCTGCCGTAGTTCGCGACGCCGAGACTGGCGGGGGTGATCCCCGTCGACGCGCGCTCCAGGTCGGCGGCGGTCGGATCGACCGTGACCGACTCGGGGTAGTCGACGTCGAAGGGGAGAGGGACACCGACCGCGGGGTCGCGAACGACGTCGTCGAGCGTCGTCGCGAACGCTTCCGCGGTCGTCCGGGTGCAGTCGACGCCGAGGGAGTCGAGGGCGTCCTCGAACGTCGAGAGGGTCGTGCTCGTCGTAGCCATAGGCTGGCGTTAGCACTCACCTGTTTTTGTAGCTTCGGTCCGGGCGTCGGATACTGTCCAGACGAGAGGCCAAACACAGTGAGGGCGTGGGTCGAACGACGCCAGGAGCGCTGTGGGAACTCCGAGTTCCCGCGCGCAGTCGGAACGCGTTACGTTCTGACGACATCACCACAGAGCTCCCCCTCGGCCGACAACGAGTCCCGGAGCCAAGACGGTCACGAGAGCGCCGCTCCCGTGGGCCAATCGGACGCTTCGCGTTCCGACGACGCCGGGGACGTTCGAGCCGCGTGCACCTTCGATAGCGCATCTGAACACTACCGTGGGGACCGACCGACGTTTTTTGTACGCCCCTCCCAACCGACGTGTATGGCGAACCGAATTCGGGGTCTTCTGCGGCGGATCGCACGCTCCTACGTGCTGTTCGTCGTCATCGGCGTCGTCGTCGGCCTGGCGCTGGCCCCCGTCGCGTGGAACGCCACCTCC includes the following:
- a CDS encoding PRC-barrel domain-containing protein: MDGTPQEITTLVGREVYSNNGAFVGEVEDVRLDLGGQTVTGLALGELSRELFADRIESGKGVMIPYSWVRAVGDVILISDVVERLEDEDEDEDVVA
- a CDS encoding LUD domain-containing protein yields the protein MSKGKGDKAAEIRRLMATEGPAIEENTKGFNEKRKEAVAGLENYEELRTQAREIKEDAIDRLPELIEELRESVEENGGHLYLADDAADANRYVREVVADEDADRVVKSKSMTTEELDLNDALEADGTDVVETDLGEWVVQLADETPSHLIAPAIHRSRESIAELFAETFDPEDPPETADELTSFARERLGELIRDADVGVTGANFVTADTGTMALVTSEGNARKCAVTPDTHVAVAGVEKVIPSTDDLSPFLELLARSGTGQDLTAYVSLLTPPVDSPTLDFDDDETPLSERDSDRDFHLVLVDNGRMAMREDDQLRETLYCIRCGQCSNSCANFQHVGGHGFGGETYSGGIGTGWEAGVEGLDTAAEFNDFCTGCSRCVNGCPTKIDIPWINTVVRDRVNRGEEPEGADFLVEGLTPDEEPGGLDLDKRLFGNFETLAKLGSATAPVSNWLADTAPARWALERVVGVDARRDLPEFRRETLVDWFDRRVSTVSDPSREVVLYPDVYTNHVQVERGKAAVRTLEALGVSVRVPAVRSSGRAPLSQGMIATAEDHAHDVYGSLAEHVDAGRDVIVIEPSDLAMFDREYERFLPEASVERLQENSYEIMEYVYGLLENGADTDALRGGDDAVAYHAHCQQRTLGLEAHTVTVLEDLGYDVVTSDVECCGMAGSFGYKEDYYELSMDVGDDLAEQFTTPETGDREVVASGTSCLEQLDALLSRRPRHPIQLVAPR
- a CDS encoding LUD domain-containing protein, with protein sequence MATTSTTLSTFEDALDSLGVDCTRTTAEAFATTLDDVVRDPAVGVPLPFDVDYPESVTVDPTAADLERASTGITPASLGVANYGSVLLPSTPDGAEPVSLYPELHVPVVRASDVVPDLPEAMDRFGEAASDRAESSIVATGPSATADMGALVLGAHGPEAVHVVMLDE